The following proteins are co-located in the Bordetella bronchialis genome:
- a CDS encoding TDP-N-acetylfucosamine:lipid II N-acetylfucosaminyltransferase: MRLREMAKSSLLNPGRRSPASADKKDRAPRAGRSKAAATARELKELGQRQRTEGKFDEARATLRKAADADPADAQPWVMLGYIDLSQSLQDSAQAHFERALELQPDDPDAHQGIATIYYMSSRNESALRHIDRTLEKKPGHAPALVLKVQLLTRLFRMEEATALSEKLVETDSGDPEKDATHWNDLGNIKRGMGQLEDAERCYRKAASLTRTDPVPLSNWLTIMHYMPDRSPLDILEGCKEWARRFAPAVPVQRPVPADLSPGRKLRVGMFSDGFRQHPVGAMTTSALENLAELGFELYLYTTNNRVDKITQRLQAIATRWTSISNIRDEELARRIREDGIDILMDLAGHNAGNRIRTMTLQPAPILMKWVGGLINTTGVEAIDYLLTDCVESPPGSDDFYTEKLVRMPDDYICYLPPDDAPEVGPLPALTNGHITFGCFNNPAKVNEVVLSHWAALMNAIPGSRLYLKGGAYGSAELRQRVVGILERHGIDPQRVRLEGQSVHHELLQCYNQIDIALDPWPYSGGLTTCEALLMGVPVVTLPGPTFAGRHSATHLVNAGMPELVVQDWDQYRARVLDLAGDLQALATIRANLRRVLRASPVCDASRYARHLANALRAVWQRYCEGKSPAALTFTADGQPRFEDEDRPMALVHPPLEPPARTAGRADETFEFTFQGRIVTLDHGLALVGGAMFESLSGHRALQTILIDPTAQLHDGAALVQGGQLDHYLSHVALGDGNPTQLNACLDAKLSGTLAPLAVQSPVLRQRATVLARVPIATNRLDNVDGLDRVEWLTLNPTHDNMKILEGAERLLSRALVVQVGVFFIDVFDRQPSLSDIAARLAHSGMRLLRVSDATYDTFFPQEGRMRGHYGSQLIGANAIFVPDENRMRTLDANEAVKLAFILHSAYGLQDAAYKVLHSVNIDMATRYLRANGWLDDGVPTIAASPSAEYAQPTGRLEYRPEASAVVISPSTTERPVPRTYPPGAAAAAPTTEPASVKPVSDRIQVVDIGANPIDGDPPYKSLLQAGKIDLVGFEPQEAALRKLNKHKSAFETYLPHAVGSGDEVTLYLCHAPGMTSTLRPNFKVLNQFQGYPVWAKILREARVRTRRLDDIAEVGTIDWLKIDIQGGELAVFKNGESKLRDTLVIQTEVNFIQLYEDQPLFAEIDQWMRAHGFMLHTLLEERRRLYAPYVLRGQIHQGLNQLTTADAVYIRDINTLEALTPEQRSKMATILHTAYGSVDLAQKILALNNTQPQESARRSAGTASANGKKRFMHLCYNNIHTQKLITLMEERSMHETFDHQIYIEKHRSIPGYDNDIADISYAEFFDGANDMQRLLNTALEGDVEAVYLHGLFFPWQKEFVLNLAGRKKVVWVIWGGDLYGPIREGKPMHDVVQHISAVATVLDGDYRLFCETYGERPRLDFTYPASQDFRSIPIPPKKSKTIFVGNSGDPGNMHAEILDILARKSDIETYEIVMPLGYNCPAPYYQLLKEKLESFEGRLKARLLTKFLAPEEYFVELARAECLITAHHRQQAIGNLRASLFFGNKTILRRTISFNGLPRKNPSWEMLVDQVGAQAIDYEHFVACKAMSDLRAPTGKSLKVQQERLLNAHGIEATREMLKKQFNAATALPHK, translated from the coding sequence ATGCGGCTGCGCGAGATGGCGAAATCTTCCCTTTTGAACCCCGGCCGGCGCTCGCCGGCATCCGCCGACAAAAAAGACCGGGCCCCGCGTGCCGGCAGATCCAAGGCGGCCGCCACGGCGCGGGAACTCAAGGAGCTGGGCCAGCGCCAGCGCACCGAAGGCAAGTTCGACGAGGCGCGCGCCACGCTGCGCAAGGCCGCGGACGCCGATCCCGCCGACGCCCAGCCCTGGGTGATGCTTGGCTATATCGACCTGTCCCAGAGCCTGCAGGACAGCGCCCAGGCGCACTTCGAGCGCGCGCTGGAACTGCAGCCGGACGACCCCGACGCCCACCAGGGGATCGCGACGATCTACTACATGAGCAGCAGGAACGAATCCGCCCTGCGCCACATCGACCGCACGCTGGAGAAGAAGCCCGGCCATGCCCCCGCGCTGGTCCTCAAGGTGCAGCTGCTGACCCGCCTGTTCCGCATGGAGGAAGCGACGGCCCTGTCCGAGAAGCTGGTCGAGACCGACAGCGGCGACCCCGAAAAGGATGCCACGCACTGGAACGACCTGGGCAATATCAAGCGGGGCATGGGGCAGCTGGAGGACGCGGAGCGCTGCTACCGCAAGGCGGCCTCGCTGACCCGGACCGATCCCGTGCCGCTATCGAACTGGCTGACGATCATGCACTACATGCCCGATCGCAGCCCGCTGGACATTCTGGAAGGCTGCAAGGAGTGGGCACGGCGGTTCGCTCCGGCAGTGCCTGTCCAGCGCCCCGTCCCCGCCGACCTGTCGCCCGGACGCAAGCTGCGCGTGGGCATGTTCTCCGACGGCTTCCGCCAGCACCCGGTCGGCGCGATGACCACATCGGCGCTCGAAAATCTGGCCGAGCTGGGCTTCGAGCTGTACCTATACACGACCAACAACCGCGTGGACAAGATCACACAGCGGCTGCAAGCGATCGCAACGCGGTGGACATCGATCTCGAATATCCGCGACGAGGAACTGGCACGTCGTATCAGGGAAGATGGCATCGATATCCTGATGGACCTTGCGGGCCATAATGCGGGCAATCGCATACGGACTATGACGCTGCAGCCCGCCCCTATCCTGATGAAGTGGGTAGGGGGGCTGATCAATACCACTGGCGTGGAGGCGATTGATTACCTGCTGACGGACTGCGTCGAATCGCCTCCGGGAAGCGACGACTTCTATACCGAAAAGCTCGTCCGCATGCCTGACGACTATATCTGCTACCTACCACCCGACGACGCGCCGGAGGTCGGCCCCCTACCCGCGTTGACGAATGGCCATATAACTTTTGGCTGCTTCAATAACCCCGCGAAGGTCAATGAAGTGGTGTTGAGCCATTGGGCGGCCCTGATGAACGCCATACCAGGGTCGCGACTGTATCTGAAGGGTGGCGCATACGGCAGCGCGGAACTGCGCCAGCGCGTGGTCGGTATCCTCGAAAGGCATGGCATCGATCCGCAGCGGGTACGCCTGGAAGGGCAGTCCGTCCATCACGAGCTGCTGCAGTGCTACAACCAGATCGACATTGCGCTGGATCCGTGGCCCTATTCAGGGGGGCTGACCACCTGCGAGGCCCTTCTGATGGGAGTGCCGGTGGTAACGCTCCCAGGTCCCACTTTCGCGGGCCGACATTCGGCGACACACCTGGTCAATGCTGGCATGCCCGAGCTGGTCGTGCAGGATTGGGACCAGTACAGAGCCAGGGTGCTGGACCTCGCCGGGGACTTGCAGGCCCTGGCCACTATACGCGCGAACCTGCGCCGCGTATTGCGGGCATCACCGGTTTGCGACGCGTCCCGCTACGCACGCCACTTGGCGAACGCCCTGCGGGCGGTGTGGCAGCGGTACTGCGAGGGCAAAAGCCCTGCCGCGCTGACTTTCACTGCCGACGGACAACCCCGGTTCGAAGACGAGGACAGGCCCATGGCACTCGTCCACCCGCCCCTTGAGCCCCCCGCGAGGACGGCCGGCCGCGCCGACGAGACGTTCGAGTTTACGTTCCAGGGGCGCATCGTCACGCTGGACCATGGCCTTGCCCTTGTCGGAGGGGCAATGTTCGAGTCGCTCAGCGGCCATCGGGCACTGCAGACGATCCTGATCGACCCCACGGCGCAACTGCACGACGGCGCCGCCTTGGTACAAGGCGGTCAACTGGACCACTACCTATCCCACGTGGCCCTTGGCGACGGCAATCCAACGCAACTGAATGCCTGCCTGGACGCAAAGCTGAGCGGCACTTTAGCCCCGCTCGCCGTTCAATCGCCGGTCTTGCGACAGCGGGCCACCGTACTCGCACGGGTGCCGATCGCCACCAATCGCCTGGACAATGTCGACGGACTGGACAGGGTCGAATGGCTGACGCTCAACCCAACGCACGACAACATGAAGATCCTGGAAGGCGCCGAACGGCTGCTGTCCCGGGCCCTGGTGGTGCAAGTAGGAGTGTTCTTCATCGATGTGTTCGACAGGCAGCCCAGCCTGTCCGATATTGCCGCGCGCCTAGCGCACAGCGGCATGCGGCTGCTGCGCGTGTCCGATGCAACATATGACACCTTCTTCCCGCAGGAGGGCCGAATGCGCGGCCATTACGGTTCTCAACTGATCGGTGCGAACGCCATTTTCGTACCGGACGAGAATCGCATGCGAACGTTGGACGCGAATGAGGCAGTGAAGCTCGCGTTTATCCTCCATTCCGCGTACGGACTCCAGGATGCCGCTTACAAGGTGCTTCACAGCGTCAATATTGACATGGCCACACGTTATCTGCGTGCCAACGGTTGGCTCGACGACGGGGTGCCGACCATCGCAGCGTCCCCGTCCGCAGAATACGCGCAGCCAACCGGACGATTGGAATATCGTCCCGAAGCTTCAGCAGTCGTCATTTCCCCTTCCACGACCGAACGGCCGGTACCGCGGACTTATCCGCCCGGTGCAGCTGCAGCGGCGCCGACGACCGAGCCTGCGTCCGTCAAGCCGGTTTCGGACCGGATACAGGTGGTCGATATCGGCGCAAATCCCATCGACGGCGACCCGCCTTACAAAAGCCTACTGCAAGCCGGCAAGATCGACCTCGTGGGTTTCGAGCCGCAGGAAGCCGCCTTGCGCAAGCTCAATAAGCACAAGAGCGCATTCGAGACTTATCTTCCTCATGCCGTCGGGTCCGGAGACGAGGTTACGTTATACCTTTGCCATGCCCCAGGCATGACGTCTACTCTGCGCCCGAATTTCAAAGTTCTAAATCAGTTCCAGGGTTACCCGGTATGGGCAAAGATCCTGCGCGAAGCGCGGGTCCGAACCCGCCGCCTGGATGATATAGCGGAAGTCGGCACAATCGACTGGCTCAAAATCGACATACAAGGCGGCGAGCTCGCGGTCTTCAAGAACGGCGAAAGTAAGCTCCGGGACACGCTGGTCATTCAGACCGAAGTGAATTTCATACAGCTGTACGAGGACCAGCCGCTCTTCGCCGAAATCGATCAGTGGATGCGGGCACATGGGTTCATGCTGCATACGCTGCTTGAAGAGCGGCGCCGCTTGTATGCACCATACGTGTTGAGAGGACAGATACACCAGGGCTTGAACCAACTCACCACCGCCGACGCCGTCTATATCCGCGACATCAATACGCTGGAAGCTCTCACGCCGGAGCAGCGTAGCAAGATGGCAACCATTCTGCATACCGCCTATGGCAGTGTAGACCTCGCGCAAAAAATACTGGCGCTAAACAACACGCAACCGCAAGAGAGCGCACGGCGCTCAGCCGGCACAGCAAGCGCAAACGGCAAGAAGCGGTTCATGCACCTTTGTTACAACAATATTCATACCCAAAAGCTCATTACTCTGATGGAGGAACGGTCAATGCATGAGACGTTCGACCATCAGATTTATATTGAGAAGCACCGGTCGATACCGGGCTATGACAACGATATTGCGGATATTTCATATGCGGAGTTTTTCGACGGCGCGAACGACATGCAGCGCCTGCTGAACACCGCGCTCGAGGGAGATGTCGAGGCCGTATATCTTCATGGACTATTCTTTCCTTGGCAGAAAGAGTTTGTACTCAATCTGGCCGGGCGCAAAAAGGTTGTATGGGTGATTTGGGGCGGGGATCTATACGGCCCTATACGCGAAGGCAAGCCCATGCATGATGTGGTCCAGCACATTAGCGCGGTTGCAACGGTACTAGACGGTGACTATCGGCTATTCTGTGAGACCTACGGTGAACGGCCGCGACTGGATTTTACATATCCGGCCAGCCAAGACTTCCGTTCAATACCGATTCCACCAAAGAAGTCCAAAACGATCTTCGTCGGCAATAGTGGCGACCCCGGCAACATGCACGCCGAAATTCTGGATATCCTGGCCCGGAAATCGGACATCGAGACGTACGAGATCGTGATGCCTCTGGGCTACAACTGCCCGGCACCCTATTACCAGCTACTGAAGGAAAAACTAGAGAGCTTTGAGGGACGGCTAAAGGCTCGGCTCCTGACCAAATTCCTCGCGCCTGAGGAATACTTCGTCGAATTAGCCCGAGCCGAATGTCTTATCACTGCCCATCATCGCCAGCAAGCGATAGGCAACTTACGCGCCTCTTTGTTCTTCGGCAACAAGACCATATTGCGCCGAACGATATCGTTCAATGGTTTACCCCGCAAGAACCCGTCATGGGAAATGTTGGTCGACCAAGTAGGTGCACAAGCAATTGACTATGAGCACTTTGTCGCGTGCAAGGCGATGAGCGACCTTCGTGCGCCAACTGGAAAATCGCTAAAGGTGCAGCAGGAGCGGCTACTGAATGCTCACGGCATAGAAGCCACCCGAGAAATGCTGAAGAAGCAATTCAATGCTGCAACGGCTTTGCCTCACAAATAA
- a CDS encoding FliC/FljB family flagellin, whose translation MAAVINTNYLSLVAQNNLNNSQSALGSAIERLSSGLRINSAKDDAAGQAIANRFTANVNGLTQAARNANDGISIAQTTEGALNEINNNLQRIRELTVQATNGTNSQSDLDSIQAEIQQRLDEIDRVSAQTQFNGVNVLAKDQNLSIQVGANDGQTINISLKGITSKSLGLDGFNINGTGTTQNRTATVSDLVAAGGNTAAGANTYTVTTQFDAVTADQAFAKLNDGDKVTIEGGATDVEYTYHAASGNFSYEATLDTTNATDVSAITSSYLPTSGKVTGTYDATNGAVATFEVDSSGNLTIGGQKAYLTAGGELTTNDTSGGATQATLDDLFANGVAGSKVTIGGTEYSNDGAGSVTYTATASKDSVLTDLKTNTAAGSKIDYQDGLLKATVTFDATGKSSDTFVDNEGDFTNISTYDTVYSVDPDTGSVTVKSTDAAVDGTKYEENVGDAVYIDSAGHLTTKTTSAGKLTSNPLAALDQALSDVDSLRSDLGAIQNRFESTIANLNNTVNNLSDARSRIQDADYATEVSNMTRAQILQQAGTAVLAQANQVPQSVLSLLR comes from the coding sequence ATGGCTGCAGTGATCAATACCAACTATCTTTCTCTGGTTGCTCAAAACAACCTGAACAACTCGCAGTCGGCCCTGGGCTCTGCGATCGAGCGCCTGTCCTCCGGCCTGCGTATCAACAGCGCCAAGGACGACGCCGCTGGTCAGGCAATTGCCAACCGCTTTACGGCGAACGTGAACGGCCTGACCCAGGCTGCCCGCAACGCCAACGACGGCATCTCCATCGCGCAAACGACGGAAGGCGCCCTGAACGAAATCAACAACAACCTGCAGCGCATCCGCGAACTGACCGTTCAAGCCACCAACGGCACGAACTCCCAGTCCGACCTGGATTCGATCCAGGCTGAAATCCAGCAGCGCCTGGACGAAATCGACCGCGTGTCCGCCCAGACCCAGTTCAACGGCGTGAACGTGCTGGCCAAGGACCAGAACCTGAGCATCCAGGTTGGCGCCAACGACGGCCAGACCATCAACATCAGCCTGAAGGGCATCACCTCCAAGTCCCTGGGCCTGGATGGTTTCAACATCAACGGCACGGGCACGACGCAGAACCGCACCGCCACGGTCAGCGACCTGGTCGCCGCCGGCGGCAACACCGCCGCGGGCGCCAACACCTACACGGTGACCACGCAGTTCGACGCCGTGACGGCCGACCAGGCCTTCGCCAAGCTGAACGACGGCGACAAGGTCACGATCGAAGGTGGCGCGACGGACGTCGAATACACGTACCACGCCGCGTCGGGCAACTTCTCTTACGAAGCCACGCTGGACACCACCAACGCCACCGACGTCTCGGCCATCACCAGCAGCTACCTGCCGACCTCCGGCAAGGTGACGGGCACCTACGACGCCACCAACGGCGCCGTGGCGACCTTCGAAGTCGACTCCAGCGGCAACCTGACCATCGGCGGCCAGAAGGCGTACCTGACCGCTGGCGGCGAGCTGACCACCAACGACACCTCGGGCGGCGCCACGCAAGCCACGCTGGACGACCTGTTCGCGAACGGTGTCGCCGGTTCCAAGGTGACCATTGGCGGCACGGAGTACTCGAACGACGGCGCCGGCTCGGTGACCTACACCGCCACGGCCTCGAAGGACAGCGTCCTGACCGACCTGAAGACCAACACCGCTGCTGGTTCGAAGATCGACTACCAGGACGGCCTGCTGAAGGCGACGGTCACGTTCGACGCCACCGGCAAGTCGAGCGACACGTTCGTCGACAATGAGGGCGACTTCACCAACATCTCGACGTACGACACGGTCTACAGCGTCGATCCCGACACCGGTTCGGTCACCGTCAAGAGCACCGACGCCGCCGTGGACGGCACCAAGTACGAAGAAAATGTGGGCGACGCCGTCTACATCGACTCGGCTGGCCACCTGACCACCAAGACGACCAGCGCCGGCAAGCTGACCAGCAACCCGCTGGCCGCCCTGGACCAGGCCCTGTCGGACGTGGATTCGCTGCGCAGCGACCTGGGTGCCATCCAGAACCGCTTCGAGTCGACCATCGCCAACCTGAACAACACGGTCAACAACCTGTCCGACGCCCGTTCGCGTATTCAAGACGCCGACTACGCGACCGAAGTGTCGAACATGACCCGTGCCCAGATCCTGCAACAGGCTGGTACCGCGGTGCTGGCGCAAGCCAACCAGGTCCCGCAATCGGTTCTGTCGCTGCTGCGTTAA
- the lpdA gene encoding dihydrolipoyl dehydrogenase — MSNTVEIKVPDIGDFKEVEVIEVLVAAGDTIKAEQSLITVESDKASMEIPSSQGGVVKSVKVKVGDKVSEGTVVLDLEPAEGGAAQAAPAPAADQAAPAPAAGKAKAQAPATEKAPPPPAAGAVQAGAVQAAAPAAATYSGNVDIECDMLVLGAGPGGYSAAFRAADLGMKTVLVERYSTLGGVCLNVGCIPSKALLHVAAVMEEAKALADHGISFGEPRIDLDKLRSFKDSVVGKLTGGLAGMAKMRKVTVVTGVGEFADPYHMTVQAADGKTQTVRFKQAIIAAGSQAVRLPFMPDDERVVDSTGALLLRSIPKKMLIVGGGIIGLEMGTVYSTLGARLDVVEMLDGLMQGADRDMVKVWQKMNAPRFDNIMLKTKTVAAEARKDGIYVTFEGEGAPKEPQRYDLVLQAVGRSPNGKKIGADKAGIAVTDRGYIPVDKQMRTNVPHIFAIGDIVGNPMLAHKAVHEGHVAAEAAAGEKSFFDARVIPAVAYTDPEVAWVGLTEDDAKKQGIKVEKGVFPWAASGRAIANGRDEGFTKLIFDADNHRILGGGIVGTHAGDLISELALAVEMGADVVDIAKTIHPHPTLGESVGMAAEVAEGVCTDLPPVKKK, encoded by the coding sequence ATGAGCAATACGGTGGAAATCAAGGTACCCGATATCGGCGACTTCAAGGAGGTCGAGGTCATCGAAGTGCTGGTGGCCGCTGGCGACACGATCAAGGCCGAGCAAAGCCTGATCACGGTGGAGTCGGACAAGGCCTCGATGGAAATCCCGTCCTCGCAGGGCGGGGTGGTCAAGTCGGTCAAGGTGAAGGTAGGCGACAAGGTGTCCGAAGGCACCGTCGTGCTGGACCTGGAGCCCGCCGAAGGCGGCGCCGCGCAGGCCGCGCCGGCTCCCGCCGCGGACCAGGCCGCCCCCGCGCCGGCGGCCGGCAAGGCGAAAGCGCAAGCCCCGGCCACGGAAAAAGCCCCGCCGCCCCCGGCGGCGGGCGCCGTGCAAGCGGGCGCCGTGCAAGCGGCTGCCCCCGCAGCCGCCACGTATTCAGGCAACGTCGACATCGAGTGCGACATGCTGGTGCTGGGCGCCGGCCCCGGCGGCTATTCCGCCGCCTTCCGCGCAGCGGACCTGGGCATGAAGACGGTGCTGGTCGAGCGTTATTCGACGCTGGGCGGCGTGTGCCTGAACGTCGGCTGCATTCCCTCCAAGGCCCTGCTGCACGTGGCCGCGGTCATGGAAGAAGCCAAGGCGCTGGCGGACCATGGCATCTCCTTCGGCGAACCCAGGATCGACCTGGACAAGCTGCGCAGCTTCAAGGACAGCGTGGTCGGCAAGCTGACCGGCGGCCTGGCCGGCATGGCCAAGATGCGCAAGGTGACGGTGGTGACCGGCGTGGGCGAGTTCGCCGACCCCTACCACATGACGGTCCAGGCCGCCGATGGCAAGACGCAGACGGTGCGCTTCAAGCAAGCGATCATCGCCGCCGGCAGCCAGGCGGTGCGCCTGCCCTTCATGCCGGACGATGAACGCGTGGTGGATTCCACCGGCGCGCTCCTGCTGCGCAGCATCCCCAAGAAGATGCTGATCGTCGGCGGCGGCATCATCGGCCTGGAAATGGGCACGGTGTACTCGACGCTGGGCGCGCGCCTGGACGTGGTCGAGATGCTGGACGGCCTGATGCAGGGCGCGGACCGCGACATGGTCAAGGTGTGGCAGAAGATGAATGCGCCGCGCTTCGACAACATCATGCTGAAGACCAAGACGGTGGCCGCGGAAGCGCGCAAGGACGGCATCTACGTCACCTTCGAGGGCGAAGGCGCGCCCAAGGAACCGCAGCGCTACGACCTGGTCCTGCAAGCCGTGGGCCGCTCGCCCAACGGCAAGAAGATCGGCGCCGACAAGGCGGGCATCGCGGTCACGGACCGGGGCTATATCCCCGTGGACAAGCAGATGCGCACGAACGTGCCGCACATCTTCGCGATCGGCGACATCGTCGGCAATCCCATGCTGGCGCACAAGGCGGTGCACGAAGGCCATGTGGCGGCCGAGGCCGCCGCCGGCGAGAAGTCTTTCTTCGATGCGCGCGTGATTCCCGCCGTCGCCTACACGGACCCGGAAGTGGCCTGGGTGGGCCTGACGGAGGACGATGCCAAGAAGCAGGGCATCAAGGTCGAGAAGGGAGTGTTCCCCTGGGCCGCTTCCGGCCGCGCCATCGCCAATGGGCGCGACGAGGGCTTCACGAAGCTGATCTTCGATGCGGACAACCACCGCATCCTGGGCGGCGGGATAGTGGGGACCCACGCGGGCGACCTGATCAGCGAGCTGGCCTTGGCCGTGGAGATGGGCGCGGACGTCGTGGACATCGCCAAGACCATCCATCCGCATCCCACCCTGGGCGAATCCGTCGGCATGGCGGCGGAAGTGGCCGAGGGCGTCTGCACGGATTTGCCGCCGGTGAAGAAGAAGTAA
- the rffA gene encoding dTDP-4-amino-4,6-dideoxygalactose transaminase — protein MTNKIPFNSPYRTGKELTYIAEAGFNRQLAGDGQFTKRCHAWLESQTGAYKALLTHSCTAALELAALLLDIEAGDEIIMPSYTFVSTANAFVLRGAVPVFVDVRPDTLNLDEDLLEEAITERTRVIVPVHYAGVACNMEKILTVAARHSIRVVEDAAQAIMSTYKGRPLGTFGDLGALSFHETKNIISGEGGALLVNDPGLAVRAEIIREKGTDRSRFFRGEVDKYTWQEVGSSFLPGELIAAFLWAQMEQAEAITRARIEMWNRYHMALQGLESQGLMRRPIVPPHCGHNAHMYYVLLGEEVDREAVLREMKQVGVSVVFHYVPLHSSPAGRRYGRTQGALHHTEQLADRLIRLPLWLDMTATQQDFVVERLQRSITNAAHSRMFVSAT, from the coding sequence ATGACAAACAAAATACCGTTCAACTCGCCCTACCGGACGGGAAAAGAGCTGACTTACATAGCGGAAGCTGGCTTCAATCGCCAACTCGCGGGAGACGGTCAGTTCACTAAACGTTGCCACGCGTGGCTGGAGTCGCAGACTGGGGCGTACAAGGCCTTGCTGACGCATTCATGCACCGCAGCGCTAGAACTCGCAGCGCTCCTGCTCGACATAGAGGCCGGTGATGAAATCATCATGCCCTCCTACACTTTTGTATCAACTGCCAACGCCTTCGTATTACGCGGTGCAGTCCCGGTATTTGTCGACGTCAGGCCAGACACCCTGAACCTTGACGAAGACCTGCTGGAGGAGGCGATAACCGAGCGTACGCGCGTCATTGTGCCTGTCCATTATGCGGGCGTAGCGTGCAACATGGAAAAGATACTGACCGTTGCTGCGAGACATTCGATACGTGTTGTCGAAGACGCGGCCCAGGCCATCATGTCGACCTACAAAGGTCGCCCTCTCGGGACATTCGGCGATCTCGGTGCTCTAAGCTTCCATGAAACCAAAAACATAATCTCCGGAGAGGGCGGTGCACTGCTAGTGAATGATCCCGGATTGGCCGTACGCGCCGAGATCATACGAGAGAAGGGTACGGACCGGAGTCGGTTCTTTCGTGGTGAAGTCGACAAGTACACCTGGCAGGAAGTGGGCTCATCTTTCCTACCCGGAGAATTGATCGCCGCGTTTCTTTGGGCGCAGATGGAACAAGCCGAAGCGATCACGCGCGCCCGGATAGAAATGTGGAATCGGTATCACATGGCGCTACAAGGATTGGAAAGTCAAGGCTTAATGCGTAGACCGATAGTGCCGCCCCATTGTGGGCACAATGCCCATATGTATTATGTGTTGCTTGGCGAGGAGGTAGATCGCGAAGCGGTCCTTCGGGAAATGAAACAAGTCGGCGTGTCGGTTGTTTTTCATTATGTCCCCCTGCACTCATCACCCGCAGGCAGGCGATACGGCCGCACCCAGGGGGCCCTACATCACACCGAACAACTGGCGGACCGCCTAATCAGGCTTCCGCTATGGCTTGACATGACGGCGACGCAGCAGGACTTCGTAGTGGAGAGATTACAAAGGTCTATCACGAACGCAGCCCATTCACGGATGTTCGTGAGCGCGACATAA
- a CDS encoding methionyl-tRNA formyltransferase — MTKQSTLTLFVMTEKGLEFTKQAVSKFRDIISQVVIGQDASVINDYSAEIVAVCEEAGVRHSFRQDFPGVESEYVIAISWRWMINHPAEKLIVFHDSLLPRYRGFAPLVSALINGDTTIGVSALFGASEYDRGDILHQSALEVAYPITIAEAITSLTQCYLSLGLKVLEALASGEPLHASRQDETQATYSLWRDDDDYRIDWSLPASKIRRFVDAVGYPYKGALCYVDTCAARVIEAEEVPDVHIENRVAGKVIFIDDGRPVVVCGQGLLRILRCVADDSGTSVLPLPKFRVRFS, encoded by the coding sequence GTGACAAAGCAAAGTACTCTTACCCTATTCGTCATGACTGAGAAGGGCCTCGAATTCACGAAACAGGCCGTTTCTAAGTTCAGAGATATCATAAGCCAAGTCGTGATCGGCCAGGACGCTTCGGTGATCAATGATTACTCTGCCGAAATTGTAGCTGTCTGCGAGGAGGCCGGGGTCAGGCATTCGTTTCGACAGGACTTTCCAGGAGTGGAAAGTGAGTACGTAATTGCCATTTCATGGAGATGGATGATTAATCACCCTGCGGAGAAGCTAATCGTCTTCCACGACTCACTTCTACCTAGATATCGGGGATTCGCCCCCCTGGTCAGCGCATTGATCAATGGTGATACGACCATTGGCGTATCAGCCCTGTTCGGCGCGAGTGAGTACGACCGAGGTGACATCCTCCATCAAAGCGCACTCGAGGTTGCGTACCCGATCACCATCGCGGAGGCCATTACCTCGCTTACTCAGTGCTATTTGAGTTTGGGACTGAAAGTGCTGGAAGCGCTGGCATCGGGTGAGCCCCTCCACGCCTCCCGGCAGGACGAGACACAGGCAACCTACAGCCTGTGGAGAGATGACGACGACTATCGTATTGACTGGTCTCTACCCGCGTCGAAGATACGGCGGTTCGTAGATGCTGTCGGATACCCTTATAAAGGAGCGCTTTGTTATGTCGACACTTGCGCCGCCCGCGTCATTGAAGCCGAAGAAGTGCCCGATGTTCATATCGAAAATCGGGTCGCGGGAAAGGTCATCTTTATAGATGACGGCCGTCCAGTAGTGGTGTGCGGACAAGGATTGCTGAGGATCCTGCGATGCGTCGCTGACGACTCGGGGACGAGCGTGCTCCCCTTGCCGAAATTCAGGGTTCGCTTCTCCTAA